A window of Desulfobacterales bacterium contains these coding sequences:
- a CDS encoding GTPase/DUF3482 domain-containing protein, giving the protein MIPEFAIIGHPNEGKSSVVSTLSEDDSVRISTIPGETINCRIFPVTIDGEEIIRVTDTPGFQNPRKALQWIKDYSGSNNNIAKAFCEANQDNPLFQDEYELFAPIARGAGIIYVVDASRPLRKDDIAEMEILRLTGRPRMSILNCKENEGKYLEEWKKELLKNFNSTRIFNAHRATYAERIRLLESLKAIDQDWYPSIEKVISAFKQDWNRRNIKAAEIICDFLKTCLLHSSEKKIPDESKEKEIFEELKEQYKKEIEDIEKQGYIKIKKLFKHNIFNASLPPQSILNEDLFGLKTWNALGLTSRQVRNASILTGMGLGALADVVAAGISFGVFTAIGGAVAGVTSYLKGEKISEFEVIGIKLGKLIANVTQRENPQFLYVVLDRALIYYSYVINWAHGRRNYPEYENDVKKIKEDALKKGFTHILNAEEKKILFIFYKIVYKRKKSDKLEEINKKALDIIKKCLDRISENEL; this is encoded by the coding sequence ATGATTCCAGAATTTGCTATTATAGGACATCCTAACGAAGGCAAGTCGTCAGTTGTGTCAACTCTTTCAGAAGATGACAGTGTTAGAATAAGCACAATCCCGGGTGAAACAATAAATTGCCGAATTTTTCCTGTAACCATTGACGGAGAAGAAATTATACGAGTTACAGACACTCCAGGATTTCAAAACCCAAGAAAAGCTCTCCAATGGATTAAAGACTATTCAGGATCAAACAATAATATTGCGAAGGCATTCTGCGAAGCAAACCAAGATAATCCTTTATTTCAAGATGAATACGAACTGTTTGCTCCTATAGCAAGAGGGGCTGGAATAATATATGTTGTTGATGCATCAAGGCCTTTAAGAAAAGATGATATAGCTGAAATGGAAATATTAAGGCTGACCGGAAGACCAAGAATGTCTATATTAAACTGCAAAGAAAATGAAGGAAAATATCTTGAAGAATGGAAAAAAGAACTTTTAAAAAATTTTAATTCCACAAGAATATTCAATGCCCACAGGGCTACTTATGCTGAAAGAATAAGGCTCCTTGAAAGTTTAAAAGCAATAGATCAGGACTGGTATCCATCAATTGAAAAAGTTATTTCCGCATTTAAACAGGATTGGAATCGAAGAAATATTAAGGCTGCCGAAATAATATGCGATTTTTTAAAAACATGCTTACTTCATTCATCTGAAAAAAAAATTCCAGATGAATCAAAAGAGAAAGAAATATTTGAAGAGCTTAAGGAACAATATAAAAAAGAGATTGAAGATATTGAAAAACAGGGTTACATAAAAATAAAAAAACTGTTTAAGCATAATATATTTAATGCTTCCCTTCCCCCTCAATCAATTCTAAATGAAGATTTATTCGGTTTAAAAACATGGAACGCATTAGGTCTTACTTCAAGACAGGTTAGAAATGCAAGCATTTTAACTGGAATGGGCTTAGGTGCTTTAGCTGATGTTGTGGCGGCTGGAATTTCCTTTGGAGTCTTTACAGCCATAGGTGGCGCGGTTGCAGGAGTTACATCTTATCTAAAAGGCGAAAAAATTTCTGAATTTGAAGTTATAGGCATAAAACTTGGAAAATTAATTGCAAACGTAACGCAAAGGGAAAACCCTCAATTTTTATATGTTGTCCTAGATAGAGCCTTAATATATTATTCTTATGTAATAAATTGGGCTCATGGAAGAAGAAATTACCCAGAATATGAAAATGACGTTAAAAAAATAAAAGAAGATGCCTTAAAAAAAGGTTTTACCCATATTTTAAATGCTGAAGAAAAAAAAATATTATTTATTTTTTATAAAATAGTTTATAAAAGAAAAAAATCAGATAAATTAGAAGAAATAAATAAAAAAGCTCTTGACATTATTAAAAAATGCCTTGATAGAATTTCTGAAAATGAACTTTGA
- a CDS encoding DUF2868 domain-containing protein → MLKSAEFKIKDIIDIEYFFYSDKNLDESELDERDRKYFFNEISPVIKTKDRKSIIKKWLEIRRNAESAKSDSVLPGTAYHEIYNFIFYFLIFLGIFLGSGSAFSFLIYKGSEPLNVASFFGIFVLTQILMIVILCLFLLIRKKNNLMSNFSIFFSLLNFISGKFPAKDRNSFHAAIGIIKIQKNIYGQIFYWPFFIVLQIFGVCFNIGVLLAIFLRIIASDVAFGWQSTIQTGAQTVYIIVKIISAPWLWFCSPPIAHPTIEQIEGSRLILKEGIYHLSTSNLVSWWPFLCFSVLFYALIPRLLLFLTGFILNRRALKKLNFETPNYDKLMARLITPLINTQGLYEDTPAVEEIMNKNYSPIKINSIPKNNLVALIPTDIVPQFPKKEAANIISKLFGVTLWKSFEIDIDLDEDSVIIDSIADAKWEGNTPNLLIILEAWRPPIKQTINFIAELRKNIGAQSKIGIGLIGKPSESTIFTKPKPEEIQVWTKAIEKLGDAYIRIENFIGENK, encoded by the coding sequence ATGTTGAAAAGTGCTGAATTCAAAATAAAAGACATTATAGATATTGAATATTTTTTCTATTCTGATAAAAATTTAGACGAATCAGAACTTGATGAAAGAGACAGGAAATATTTTTTTAACGAAATATCGCCCGTTATTAAAACGAAGGATAGAAAAAGTATTATAAAAAAATGGCTTGAAATAAGAAGGAATGCTGAATCTGCAAAATCTGATTCCGTTTTACCTGGAACAGCTTACCATGAAATATACAATTTCATTTTTTATTTTTTAATATTTTTGGGTATATTTTTAGGCTCTGGATCTGCCTTTTCATTTTTGATTTATAAAGGAAGTGAGCCTTTAAATGTAGCCAGTTTTTTTGGAATTTTTGTTCTTACACAAATTCTAATGATAGTTATCCTATGCCTGTTTTTGTTAATTCGTAAAAAAAATAATTTAATGTCAAATTTTTCCATTTTTTTTTCTTTATTAAATTTTATATCTGGAAAATTTCCAGCTAAGGATAGAAATAGTTTTCATGCAGCAATAGGCATAATAAAAATTCAAAAAAATATTTATGGTCAAATATTTTACTGGCCATTTTTTATTGTGCTTCAAATTTTTGGAGTATGTTTTAATATCGGAGTTCTTTTAGCAATTTTTTTACGAATTATTGCTTCAGACGTAGCTTTTGGATGGCAATCAACTATACAAACTGGGGCTCAAACAGTTTATATTATTGTTAAAATTATTTCTGCTCCTTGGTTATGGTTTTGTTCACCACCTATTGCTCATCCGACAATTGAGCAAATTGAAGGCAGCCGATTAATATTAAAAGAAGGCATTTATCATCTTTCAACGTCAAATCTTGTTTCATGGTGGCCTTTTTTATGTTTTTCTGTTTTATTTTATGCGCTTATTCCAAGGCTATTATTATTTTTAACTGGATTTATTTTAAATCGTAGGGCATTAAAAAAATTAAATTTTGAAACTCCAAATTATGATAAATTAATGGCTCGGCTTATAACCCCATTAATTAACACTCAAGGTTTATACGAAGATACGCCCGCTGTTGAGGAAATAATGAATAAAAATTATTCTCCAATAAAAATTAATTCTATTCCTAAGAATAATCTTGTTGCGTTAATACCTACTGATATTGTTCCACAATTTCCAAAAAAAGAAGCCGCGAATATAATTTCAAAACTATTCGGGGTAACTTTATGGAAATCATTTGAAATTGATATTGATTTAGACGAAGACAGCGTAATAATTGATTCAATAGCTGATGCAAAGTGGGAGGGAAATACTCCAAATTTACTTATAATTCTTGAAGCATGGAGACCTCCAATTAAACAAACCATCAATTTTATTGCAGAATTAAGAAAAAATATAGGAGCACAATCAAAAATAGGAATAGGGCTTATTGGAAAACCGAGTGAAAGCACGATATTTACAAAGCCTAAACCTGAAGAAATTCAAGTTTGGACAAAAGCAATAGAAAAACTGGGAGATGCTTACATTAGGATAGAAAATTTTATTGGAGAAAACAAATAA
- a CDS encoding GDP-L-fucose synthase, producing the protein MIEKNANIFVAGHRGLAGSAIVRSLKNHGYTNILTKMHKELDLMDQSSVRIFFKNQKIDIIIIAAAKVGGILANNNYPAEFIYNNLMIESNIIHEAYNNGVQHIIFLGSSCIYPKNCNQPIKEEYLLTGLLEATNEPYAIAKIAGIKLCESYNRQYGTNYRSIMPNNLYGINDNFDLQNSHVLPALIRKFHLAKLKSLGNEEKIKTDEKTFGPIREEISGSYVKVWGTGSPRREFLYVDDIADACVFLMNLDNDAYKKFTLPMCSHVNVGTGVDITIKELSEIISSIVGFKGDIIFDITKPDGTPQKLLDVSRLNSLGWKATISIEEGIKKVYKWYVEKC; encoded by the coding sequence ATGATTGAAAAAAATGCAAATATTTTTGTCGCTGGGCATAGAGGTCTTGCTGGCTCAGCTATTGTAAGAAGCCTAAAAAATCATGGATATACAAACATTCTAACAAAAATGCATAAAGAACTTGACCTTATGGATCAATCAAGTGTTCGTATTTTTTTTAAGAATCAAAAAATAGACATTATTATTATAGCAGCGGCAAAAGTTGGAGGCATTCTTGCCAACAATAATTATCCTGCAGAGTTTATTTATAATAATCTCATGATCGAATCTAATATAATTCATGAAGCATATAATAATGGAGTACAGCATATAATTTTTTTAGGGAGTTCATGTATATATCCAAAAAATTGTAATCAGCCTATAAAGGAAGAATATCTTCTTACAGGCTTGCTTGAAGCTACAAATGAACCTTACGCTATCGCTAAAATAGCAGGTATAAAACTATGTGAATCCTATAACAGGCAGTATGGAACAAACTACAGATCTATTATGCCTAATAACCTTTACGGTATAAATGATAACTTTGATTTACAAAACTCCCATGTTCTTCCAGCTTTAATACGAAAATTTCATCTCGCAAAACTTAAATCCTTGGGAAATGAGGAGAAAATAAAAACGGATGAGAAAACCTTTGGGCCGATACGTGAAGAAATAAGCGGATCCTATGTCAAAGTATGGGGGACGGGCTCACCTCGAAGGGAATTTCTTTATGTTGACGATATAGCTGACGCTTGTGTATTTTTAATGAATCTTGATAATGATGCATATAAAAAATTTACATTGCCGATGTGTTCTCATGTTAATGTTGGCACAGGGGTAGACATAACTATTAAAGAATTATCCGAAATAATTTCTTCTATAGTAGGCTTTAAAGGTGATATTATTTTTGATATTACAAAGCCTGATGGAACACCACAAAAGCTCCTTGACGTTTCAAGGCTTAATTCCCTTGGATGGAAAGCAACAATCTCTATAGAAGAAGGAATAAAGAAGGTTTATAAATGGTATGTTGAAAAGTGCTGA